Proteins from a genomic interval of Paenibacillus sp. FSL H8-0048:
- a CDS encoding ATP-binding protein, with product MEQENKKPAVIYEYDEERAGIIKGYDVYARLVDGILEALYTRYGVRYELYASDDPNSEYWKLLENDVQSGNAGVEHVARIFDRLEDRTFVFDDEKEQPEYHIHLSVRNNVLAYPAMGIALARVPVFQENGINFQDYVFAASDQQLQFFLGNVRKRQREQNINKVTVFTDRRNGISREDEPITRAVRREEVILDAGIKKEIYRSLDQFFDSDRSFYVTNDIPYKRGILLYGHPGNGKTTLVKSIAGSVPGPVLYWQITEYTSSESVNEVFEAAARLAPMVLVIEDIDSMPQEVRSFFLNTLDGATSKEGIFLIGTTNYPDKIDPGLMNRAGRFDRAYEIKMPSEALRLEYLQLRGFSAFAGEEGTATAARLTGDFSLTQLGELYVSAALEWHENGRADVELLVRGMRGELDKGRKREWMKDASSSIGFY from the coding sequence ATGGAGCAGGAGAACAAGAAACCGGCTGTAATCTATGAATATGATGAAGAAAGAGCTGGAATCATCAAAGGCTACGATGTGTACGCCCGTCTGGTGGACGGCATCCTTGAAGCTCTCTATACCCGGTACGGTGTCCGTTATGAGTTGTATGCCAGCGATGATCCCAACAGTGAATACTGGAAGCTGCTGGAGAACGATGTGCAGAGCGGGAATGCCGGTGTGGAGCATGTAGCGCGGATTTTTGACCGGCTGGAGGACCGGACCTTCGTGTTCGACGATGAGAAGGAGCAGCCGGAATACCATATCCATCTGTCGGTCCGCAATAATGTGCTCGCTTATCCGGCGATGGGCATTGCGCTGGCGCGGGTTCCAGTGTTTCAGGAGAACGGGATTAACTTTCAGGATTATGTGTTTGCCGCATCGGATCAGCAATTGCAGTTCTTTCTTGGCAATGTGCGCAAGCGTCAGCGGGAGCAGAATATCAACAAGGTGACGGTGTTCACCGACCGGCGCAACGGGATTTCCCGGGAGGATGAGCCGATTACGCGTGCGGTTAGGCGTGAAGAGGTGATTTTGGATGCCGGTATCAAAAAAGAGATCTACCGCTCGCTCGACCAGTTCTTCGACAGCGACCGCAGCTTCTATGTTACCAATGACATCCCGTACAAACGGGGGATTCTGCTCTACGGACATCCGGGCAACGGCAAGACCACACTGGTCAAATCGATTGCCGGGAGCGTCCCGGGACCTGTGCTCTATTGGCAGATTACCGAATATACGAGCAGCGAATCGGTGAATGAGGTGTTCGAGGCGGCCGCGCGGCTGGCACCGATGGTACTGGTGATCGAGGATATCGACTCCATGCCGCAGGAGGTGCGCTCCTTCTTCCTGAACACGCTGGACGGTGCCACCTCCAAGGAGGGGATTTTCCTGATTGGCACGACCAATTACCCGGATAAAATTGACCCGGGTCTCATGAACCGCGCCGGTCGCTTCGACCGGGCCTATGAGATCAAAATGCCAAGCGAGGCGCTGCGCCTTGAATATCTGCAGCTGCGCGGCTTCTCCGCCTTCGCAGGTGAGGAAGGCACGGCCACCGCTGCGCGGCTGACCGGGGATTTCTCCCTGACCCAGCTCGGCGAGCTGTATGTCAGCGCAGCTCTGGAATGGCATGAGAACGGCAGAGCAGATGTGGAGCTTCTGGTGCGTGGCATGCGCGGCGAACTGGACAAGGGCCGCAAGCGGGAATGGATGAAGGATGCCTCGTCCAGCATCGGCTTTTATTGA